The genomic window aaaaatggGAAATAAGTATCATTTGTTGTATTCTATTTTACTCTATTTTactttgttttgttttattttatcttggctttattattgctttatttttgcctttttttttttgttttatctaatcttttctttatttttttcgcaGTAACTTAATAAGAAAACATCTAAGAAATCATATCCATATTTCCTAATTTTATCTTCACCAAAACCGGTTAAGTTTAAGTTCTTAATATCGTCGATAGAATTCGGACGATGCAGCAATAgcaattttaaattttttgtactaATTACTTTTTCAGGGTCTATGTTATTCCATTTGGATAAATTACTTCTACActctaataaattttttaacaagCTACTATCGTTATTATTAACTGATGATAGAGATGTTTGCACACACATCTTGTTCTCatgtgttatatttttactttcatttGGCTTAGATAATGTACTATTTGATGAGCAAATCTCATTGTTATTTGAAACAATGACACAATTCTGataattgttattatattgaTAATTTCCACAATTTCGGTAATTGCTATTATTCTTGCCATTGTCACGATAATAAGGTTGCTTATATGtacttgttttatttatgaataccCTCTTCTTTGCATCTTCACTGAACTCAATTTGTTTCCCAAATTgtttttcgtttttatttatgctctcaattattatttcatttttgctcctttcaaaattataatcTATAAGATTAATGTTAGATTTTTCAGAATAATTTAACCCGTCAACAATTTCTAATAATTCATTAAGACTTAAATAAGCATTAGACGgacatttatatttgatattattttcacttaaataatttctaatatttatattatttgatgggttataatatttaaaaggtATATTATAATCCTTTAATGATCTTATTTGGTCCTCAAGATTATTAATTACCTTAttctttctcattttttgaaGAAAGCAAAATGGGCTTTAACTGAAAAAAAGCAAACTAaaatatacgaaaaaaaaaaaaaagaaacacgTGACATTACCTAAGATAACAAAACTTTGCATAGCATACCATAACGTTACTTAGCCTCATATAtgcacaattttttttttttttttttaagcacattaattataataatataaaaagtaaaaaaaaatatatatatatacaaaatttattttacatttacacATTGAGGAAAAACAACCCGATGATGTTCAACCTGCTCAAATTTCAactactttaaaaaaaattttaaaaatagccaaaataaataagataccataaaaaaaaataaaataaaaatgtgtacattatcataaaatgaaaataaaatccAAAAACACATAATACGCATCTACAACAgagaatattaaaattttataaataataaaaaaaaaatgtaatttttattactaaaaataagtaatttctctttatatattcattatataatctTTCCATTTCGAATTTCAATCTTATATGAAAGATAGCAAAATAagtgtaaaataaaactaaaaatattAGGATTGGAATAGGAATAATTCTAATTCTGATAAATAAGTTCTTAACTATCTACGCTTGTCAACTTCAATATTCTGAACATTCTCCTGCATACATTTTTCATGAACAACATGTACGCAAATTTTTTGATCAAATATTTTACGTGTGTGTGAAccttaattatattaatttttttatttttttcaattatttacTTAATGATAATTGCGTATTTATTTTGAGAAtgcaaaaagaaataaacatTGACTATATaaagtttattattttgtcacatttcaaaaaaatttcaaaacgTACaactattttatattttcacaaaaaaaatttctgtatatatatatatgtatacataaaaagaCATTTCTAAgtcttttatttaatattcaaaggagggaaaaaaatttccctgtttttcattattaaatatgttatttacgAGTTTCAAAAATggacttaattttttaacatatgcAACTGAAATATACcatatgtatacttataatttagaatttgctcatatataatatatttctatatacaTGTGTTACTAGGTGTGAAAAAACTCggtagtaaatataaaataataaatatccCCTTATTTAAGACTTGAGGAAACATTTTCCCTGAACACACCAGATAAATGGCATTGAAATTGTACCCGTAATGCCCATTTTCCTATAAAATATGGATAGTAATCTTAAATTTTTGATAATTCATATTAACCAATTAATGTAACATAACTATTTTATATCATGATTACATTGTGCAGAACTAgtaatttatcttttttatttttgtgtaaTGCATTTACAGTAGTAGCTTTTACTCgctttttacatataatatggttaatagaatatttattatgcagtttataatttaaataataaaaaaatgaatagaCGGATGGATAAATGTAcgaatatatgaattaatgagagaataaatatatgaattggagaatatataaataaatgaaaaagtagTTTTATAAATGcgtgataaaaaatatgaactaaattttcattaatacaattattttctttgtttGACTATAAGTTCTGTCACACGATTGCTGTTATGTGAATTATCGTCTGAAAAATcgttatcatatatataattcttattgTCTTCATAGTaactattttcattatttatccCTTTATGATCATTATAAGCTGAATACGAATAATAGTATTTTTCAAGTGGGTAAGAAGaattattgtaattttcattatttgtaTCATCTTCATTTTTGCTGTTGTATCCGTAATTATTaccatatattttgttataagtTTCGTCTTCTTTAggagaattatt from Plasmodium malariae genome assembly, chromosome: 13 includes these protein-coding regions:
- the PmUG01_13041300 gene encoding conserved Plasmodium protein, unknown function — translated: MRKNKVINNLEDQIRSLKDYNIPFKYYNPSNNINIRNYLSENNIKYKCPSNAYLSLNELLEIVDGLNYSEKSNINLIDYNFERSKNEIIIESINKNEKQFGKQIEFSEDAKKRVFINKTSTYKQPYYRDNGKNNSNYRNCGNYQYNNNYQNCVIVSNNNEICSSNSTLSKPNESKNITHENKMCVQTSLSSVNNNDSSLLKNLLECRSNLSKWNNIDPEKVISTKNLKLLLLHRPNSIDDIKNLNLTGFGEDKIRKYGYDFLDVFLLSYCEKNKEKIR